A window of the Juglans microcarpa x Juglans regia isolate MS1-56 chromosome 5D, Jm3101_v1.0, whole genome shotgun sequence genome harbors these coding sequences:
- the LOC121264838 gene encoding cysteine-rich repeat secretory protein 38-like has product MIYSQIVKEDRGSEEMETFHFAIVCVILSAIALSSCPCHAITNVNTGFECSEADGSATENAFQTNLKNLLDTLVVKVPVSNGFYKTETGKKSNKLYGLVQCRGDMSAGDCANCTKNAVAAALKECPKSKQVWTWFTWCFLRYSDQSFFGIMDQTSAAITNDTDFDDPYVVSKGLDFMGGLASTAPNQPHMFQKAVLDVGKSGKRYGMAQCTLDINRADCGKCLDSQLTLFRTIIGNKRGWETYGSSCFMWYHDYLFYFNISTPASEGTRRPSSHIGVTISVIIGMLALLAVV; this is encoded by the exons ATGATCTACTCCCAAATTGTCAAAGAGGACAGAGGCTCCGAGGAGATGGAAACATTCCATTTTGCTATAGTCTGTGTTATATTGTCAGCTATAGCTTTGTCAAGTTGTCCTTGCCATGCTATAACGAATGTCAATACAGGTTTTGAGTGCTCAGAAGCGGATGGTTCTGCCACTGAGAATGCATTCCAGACAAATCTCAAGAATCTGTTGGATACCCTTGTTGTGAAAGTGCCTGTATCCAACGGCTTCTATAAAACAGAAACCGGAAAGAAATCCAACAAGCTCTACGGACTCGTACAATGTAGAGGCGACATGTCTGCCGGTGACTGTGCTAATTGCACCAAGAACGCCGTTGCAGCAGCCCTCAAGGAGTGTCCAAAGAGCAAACAGGTTTGGACCTGGTTCACGTGGTGTTTTCTACGCTATTCTGATCAGAGCTTTTTTGGAATTATGGATCAGACTTCGGCGGCCATCACCAATGATACTGATTTCGATGATCCATATGTGGTTTCTAAAGGACTTGACTTCATGGGTGGCCTTGCTTCCACAGCTCCTAATCAGCCTCATATGTTCCAGAAAGCAGTGTTGGATGTTGGAAAAAGTGGGAAGAGGTATGGCATGGCTCAGTGCACTCTAGATATCAATAGGGCTGACTGTGGCAAGTGCTTGGATTCTCAATTGACGTTGTTTAGGACAATTATTGGCAATAAAAGAGGGTGGGAAACATACGGTTCTAGTTGTTTTATGTGGTACCATGACTACCTATTTTACTTCAACATCTCGACCCCTGCAAGTGAAG GTACTCGAAGACCCTCTTCGCATATAGGAGTTACGATTAGCGTAATTATTGGAATGCTAGCACTTCTGGCAGTCGTCTAG